The DNA window GCCAATTCACGATAATTTAAAAAACCCCCTTGTGCATTACGTTTCCATGTCCCAATATGCAATTCGTAAATTGCTATCGGTTTTTCACCGTGCTTATTATTTAAAACTTTCTTTTGATGCAATACAGTTTTTGACCAAGTGTGTTTAGAAGAAGCTGCTACTATAGATTTGGTTTCTGGTCTCATTTCGCTCATTTGAGCGTACGGATCAGATTTCCTTACTACTTCTCCAGTTAGTGTTTCAAAGATATACTCATAAGCGTATCCAGTTAATCTCCGGGGAATTCTCACTTGCCAAATGGTTTCATCAAGAACGTGCTGTTCCATTTGAAAAAATTCTTCCACGAGACTTTCAGGATGTGTACAGGCTACCACTACTTTAGTCACACCTGGAACCCATAGAGTAAATGTTGTTTCATTTGTAGCGGTATGCGCTCCAAAATAAAGATAAGCGTCTTTCATCAGACCTGCATGGAAAGCTTCCAACTTGTCTGGAGTAAGATGGCTTTGAAGATCATTCATTTTTGCACCTCCAATAGTTCAATGGTTCCATGTCTCTTTTTAATTCTACGTAAGACTCGTAAATACCTTGTCAAGATACAAAATTATTCAAAAATTTAGATAAATATAGGAATTCAGAAGGATATCTGTTCGAAATGTCTACACATTTCTTTTCCTTTGTGCCCTTGTTTGACAGCATAATTTCCACTACGCTTAGGAGGATATCTGTTATTGAAAGAGAGGCTGACATTTTTGAGAAAATATAGAGGACTATTACTAGCAGTTTTCTTCAGCATTTTTCTGGCTGCCTGCAACCAAGGCGTTGAAGATCCACTTGAGTGGGAAATAGAAGATTTTACTTTTACTAATCACAACAACGAAGATTTCGGCTTAGCTGACTTAGAAGGTGACGTCTGGCTTGCTGATTTTGTTTTTACTAACTGCACAACCGTTTGCCTGCCAATGATGGCCAACATGACAGACTTGCAAGAACAGTTAAAAGAAGAAGGATTGGCTGTTGAAACGGTTTCTTTCAGTGTAGACCCTTCGTTTGACAAGCCTGAAGTCTTGAAATCTTATGCAGAAAATTACGGAGCTGATTTAGCTAGTTGGAATCTGCTGACCGGTTATACCTCCCAAGAAATTGATGACTTTGCTATGGATAATTTCCGAACTTTAGCCAGAAAACCTGAAAATGATGATCAAGTTCTTCATGGCACTTCTTTTTACTTAGTCAATAAAGAAGGAATCATTATGAAGGCGTATGATGGGTTGAATCCACCGGTAGAGGATATTTTAGCGGATGCAAAAATTCTATTAACGGAGGAATAATAAATGCAGCAGAAAAAAATATGGATGAGCGTGTTGTTTCTCGTTGCCCTGCTATTGCTACTGCTTTTCTTTATCCCGAGAGAAAACGTGCCAGCGCCAGAAACTCGTGTGATCTTGGAACATTCGTTTAGAACATATATTGCACCTTCTTGCTTTGAAGAGGCGGACGCCACCAACTTTTTAGAAGAAGAAACTCTGGAGAAGGCTCTTGAACTAAATTATCCTCCGCACTCTTCGTGTACAGAAAAAGCATTTGAAGGCAATCGAGACAGTGGTTTTATACGACTTTTGAAAGAACTGGACATTGTCGAAAAAAAATCAAAAGATTGGTAAGAAAAAAAGACGGAGACACTCTCCGTCTTTTTTTCTTATTTGATCACTTTTACACATACAGGCGCTGTCGTTTGGACAATATTCTCAACGATACAAGGCATGCCTGAACAACTCATTTTCAGCGTAGCAAGTGTGTGGGAGTTTTCATTCGCTACTACTAGCCACTCATTTCCTGGAATCAAAGCAAAATGTCTCGGTCCTTCTCCTCCGGACTCTGTCAATCCGAGCGTTTCTAACGTTCCATTTTCCTGGATAGCAAAAGAGGCAATACTATCGTAACCACGGTTTGACGCATAGACAAAACAGCCATCGCTTGAAACTGCAATTTCTGCACTGGTATTTTCTCCCTCATAGCTATCTGGCACTAAAGGCAATAGCTGTAAAAAATCCAGTTTGCCTTCTTGACTGACTTTGTAGACCATCAACGTGGAATTTATTTCGTTTACTGAATAGACAAAAGCTTTTGAGGGATGGAAACTTAAATGACGAGGTCCTGCTCCCGCCTCTGTTTGTACAGCATATTTAAACGTTAAGGCACCGGTTCCGGCATCTAGTTTATAAGTAGAGATTGTGTCGGTGCCCAAGTCCGATACCAAGAACAGATTTTTTCCTGGGATTTGAATAATTGAATGAGGATGAGCGGCGTCTTGCCGATTTTTGTTAGGCCCTCCTCCTTCATGCTTTACAGAAGCTGCCAAATCTCCAATTGCTCCGTCTGCATAAAGCGGATGGACATTAACTGTAGCTCCTGAATAAGTAACGGATAATAGCCATTGACCCGTTTCATCAATTGTCACGTGAGCTGGATGATCACCATTCGAAGATTGGCGATTGATTTCGACTATTTTTTTTGTAGTTGGATGGACCCAGTAACTAACTAGTTGGCCGTCCCCGACTTCACTCGTAGCGACAAAACTTGTACCCGTTGGATGAACAGCAATAAAAGAAGGGCGTTCAATCCCTCCTATACCCATCAGTTCCGTCAATTCGCCGGTCATGCCTTCAAGTTCCCAGAGCTTAATGCCCTGTTCTTTTTCTGATGCATACGAACCTGTCAGCAAATAGGTAGATGTCATGAAATTCCTCCTTGAAGCTAGATGTCATAAAACTCGAAATTGATTTTCTGATTCAAATTAGTTAATTGACAATTCTTATGAATTTTCTATACAGATAAGGTAAAGTAAGCTATGAACCCGACTAAGCTATTAAAAGAGAAAGAAGGTTGCTCATGAGAAATTTCGGTTTGTCCATTCGCGAAAAAAGTATTGTCTGCATCGGATTTATGGGAGTGGGAAAAACCACTGTTGGCAAACTGTTAGCTCAAAAACTCTATCGTAGCTTTGTTGATATCGATGAGGAAATCGAGAAGTTTTATACAATGCCAATTCCGAAAATATTCGAAATCCATGGCGAACAGGCCTTCCGGGCTAAAGAGAAAGAGTTGATTGTAAAGTATAGCCAGCGCCCTCTCAATATCATTTCCGTTGGTGGCGGTGCCTTTTTGCAAAAGGAGATTCAGGATATTTGTATGGCCAATTGCATCGTTCTATTTCTCGATATTTCCTGGGAATCATGGAAAGAACGTATTCATATTCTCGCTGACAACCGTCCTTTGTTACAGGGACGTTCTCTTGAAGATATCGAAATGCTATTTCTAGAACGGCAACGTATTTACTCATTAAATCATTCTAAATTTCAAGTAGATCATTTTGAGGCAGAAGAAGCCGCTGATTACTTGGCAGATGCTTTGAAGTTATCATGGGAAATTAATGCGCCCCAACCGAAATAATACCAGAAGCCGCCATATAGACTTGGCGGTTTTTCATATGGCAAAAAGCGCCGCTTCGTCAGACCGTCTTATACCTGTCAGAGCTCTACAGGCACTTCCGCTTTTCTTTGTCCAGACTCCAGTGCCTAGCTCTTCGGGATATAAGCCTTTCTGACTGTGCGGCAAAAAGCGCCGCTTCGTCAGACCGTCTTATACCTGTCAGAGCTCTACAGGCACTTCCGCTTTTCTAGGAGTACTGTGCTTTTACTGTGTTTAACAACCCTGCTTTTTCTAAATAATGTTCGGGTGCGAGGAACGTGATTGTTACGACTCCTGGGTGTCGACCAATTTCAATTGACCCCGTTATGGTAGCTCGGTTCATGATTTCTGGAACTGTAACGTTAAACAGATCGGCTGCGCGTTGCAGTCCATTTTCTGTAGCATCATTCAAAGTTGGTCCTGTACCGACAAAAGAAACCGGCAGCGACTCTTCTAGCTTGTCAATATTCCATTTTTTTGCAAGCTGTTGAGCCGTCTGTCTTTCTTGTTCTGTAAAAGGTTTAGCCGTATAAGGTAGGTCTTCGACATTCGGCAAGAGAATAGGTCCCGCATTATTTAATCCTTTAACGACATGAACTTCAAGATGAACAATACCGGCAACGTCCGATGTATGTCCAGCAATTTCTCCGTCCCCTTGCATGGCATGCATATCCCCTAGATAAATCCCACCACCTGGTACTTTCACTGGACAAATCAATACGGCTCCAGCCCGAACACGGCTGATGTCCATATGACCATCTGTCCGATGAGTTTCCAATTCTTCCTGTGTACTTGCGTATTCGTGCGGAGCTCCGACAAGAAAAGAACCAAAATCTCCTGCATTATGTGAGTCCGGTGTCGGACGAGAAGGCGTTGTTCCGAGTTGACCTAAAAACGGCCGCATGCGTGCAATGGTTCCAACTAAATCGTGCGGTGCAAAAGTGACAATTGGATTTTGTACAGAGTTCTCAGGCGTTTTCATGTAACCCCGGCCATTTTCCGCAATTGTTTCGGCTGCTTCTTTGGATAGCGTGATTCCTACGTCGCCCTTTTCTCCAAAAAACATCGTATAGCCGTTAGTAAAAACAAATGGTGTCACATCCGCATCGCACTTAGCGCAGCGAATAGCTTCTTGTCCAACACCTCTAATAATGGTATCTGGATACATCGTTCCACAGCCTGGGCATTTTACCGCGATAAAAGGGTCTCCAAGAAAACGACCTTCAACAGGACTGTCATTTCCTGAGGAAGTGGCATGGGATGTTACTTCGACTGATTTAATTTTAATAACGATGCCATCTCCCGGTTCTGCACCTTCGACATAGACGGGCAGCGTCACTTCATGCCCCCCTCGAATACAAGGCGTAATCATCGGCCCCCAACAACCTGGAGCTGTGTGGGCAATAATATGACCTCCATCTTTTATAGGACCCAACATTTCTTTTCCGGGATCTAACACGCCATCAATATACCGGTTAACTAGTAAAGTCTCGACCGCTGTTTTTTTAGCAAGTATTTTTTTATTCATTTCCCTACCCCCAAGTTTTAATATTCAGTTATTTCAAATTATACGCCATGTTCCTCTGCCTTACAATTTTAGGTCTTCTGAATAAAAAATACACATAAAAGTCTTTAGAGACTCCTATGTGTATTGAAAATTTCAGTATAGATAGATAGCTGTTTGGATAAACAATTGGACCATCATGTAAAAAGCAATTGCAAATTTCAAATTAAATTGCAAGCCATTGCGAATTCCACTTAAGCCATTTACGCTACTTAATATAATTACAGGCATAACAAAAGGTGACAAAATGATAGAAATGACACTTCCAGAAGTAACGGCTAATACAACCAATTCAGGTGGGTACGGAAATTGCACAGCCTCCAGAACCCCTGTCACCAAAACGATTACTGGCAACGGCCCCAATCCAATAAAACCTAGCAGGATCACAATGAATGGAATTAAGAACAATATATTTAACAGTGGAATGATTCCTGTTAAAAAATTCATCCCGTTAATAACGTAGTCACCAACATTCGATTGATTTAGCGCATAAATCAATAATCCAGCAGCTACTAAAATGCTAAATTGCTGGGCTTGTTTCGCAATACCTACGGAAAAATAATACCGAATTTCCACAACAAAGTTAGACAATCTCTTTTTACATCCAAAATAAAGGAAAGTCCACACTAAAATGACCAGTGGTATGGTCAGCAAAAATTCCAATCCCGTCGTTTCGTGTACAAAGAAAATCGTTCCAAAAAGAGACACAAATAAAAAGACAAACTCCGCTACGTCTTTATTCCATTTTCCTTGATTGCGT is part of the Planococcus kocurii genome and encodes:
- a CDS encoding SCO family protein; amino-acid sequence: MRKYRGLLLAVFFSIFLAACNQGVEDPLEWEIEDFTFTNHNNEDFGLADLEGDVWLADFVFTNCTTVCLPMMANMTDLQEQLKEEGLAVETVSFSVDPSFDKPEVLKSYAENYGADLASWNLLTGYTSQEIDDFAMDNFRTLARKPENDDQVLHGTSFYLVNKEGIIMKAYDGLNPPVEDILADAKILLTEE
- a CDS encoding lactonase family protein — encoded protein: MTSTYLLTGSYASEKEQGIKLWELEGMTGELTELMGIGGIERPSFIAVHPTGTSFVATSEVGDGQLVSYWVHPTTKKIVEINRQSSNGDHPAHVTIDETGQWLLSVTYSGATVNVHPLYADGAIGDLAASVKHEGGGPNKNRQDAAHPHSIIQIPGKNLFLVSDLGTDTISTYKLDAGTGALTFKYAVQTEAGAGPRHLSFHPSKAFVYSVNEINSTLMVYKVSQEGKLDFLQLLPLVPDSYEGENTSAEIAVSSDGCFVYASNRGYDSIASFAIQENGTLETLGLTESGGEGPRHFALIPGNEWLVVANENSHTLATLKMSCSGMPCIVENIVQTTAPVCVKVIK
- a CDS encoding shikimate kinase, coding for MRNFGLSIREKSIVCIGFMGVGKTTVGKLLAQKLYRSFVDIDEEIEKFYTMPIPKIFEIHGEQAFRAKEKELIVKYSQRPLNIISVGGGAFLQKEIQDICMANCIVLFLDISWESWKERIHILADNRPLLQGRSLEDIEMLFLERQRIYSLNHSKFQVDHFEAEEAADYLADALKLSWEINAPQPK
- a CDS encoding acetamidase/formamidase family protein, with amino-acid sequence MNKKILAKKTAVETLLVNRYIDGVLDPGKEMLGPIKDGGHIIAHTAPGCWGPMITPCIRGGHEVTLPVYVEGAEPGDGIVIKIKSVEVTSHATSSGNDSPVEGRFLGDPFIAVKCPGCGTMYPDTIIRGVGQEAIRCAKCDADVTPFVFTNGYTMFFGEKGDVGITLSKEAAETIAENGRGYMKTPENSVQNPIVTFAPHDLVGTIARMRPFLGQLGTTPSRPTPDSHNAGDFGSFLVGAPHEYASTQEELETHRTDGHMDISRVRAGAVLICPVKVPGGGIYLGDMHAMQGDGEIAGHTSDVAGIVHLEVHVVKGLNNAGPILLPNVEDLPYTAKPFTEQERQTAQQLAKKWNIDKLEESLPVSFVGTGPTLNDATENGLQRAADLFNVTVPEIMNRATITGSIEIGRHPGVVTITFLAPEHYLEKAGLLNTVKAQYS